One region of Paucibacter aquatile genomic DNA includes:
- a CDS encoding flavin reductase family protein, whose amino-acid sequence MRHTVELRHASRLLNTGPTVLVSSRHGAQQDVMAAAWNMPLDFEPPKIAVVIDKNTFTRGLIEASGEFVIAVPCVAQAAMVTGVGHCSGRDVDKFERFGLRTQPGSQVAAPLIEGCLAWLECRRIPDPAQEQRYDLFLAEVVAAWAENWAFTDGHWVEPSDASRRCLHHLGGGRYFSSSGLIDTQADTQADS is encoded by the coding sequence ATGCGCCACACCGTTGAACTCCGCCACGCCAGCCGCCTGCTCAACACCGGCCCCACCGTGCTGGTCAGCAGCCGCCACGGCGCGCAGCAGGATGTGATGGCCGCGGCCTGGAACATGCCGCTGGATTTCGAGCCGCCCAAGATCGCCGTGGTGATCGACAAGAACACCTTCACCCGCGGCCTGATCGAGGCCAGCGGTGAGTTCGTGATCGCCGTACCCTGCGTGGCGCAGGCGGCCATGGTCACCGGCGTGGGCCACTGCAGCGGCCGCGATGTCGACAAGTTCGAACGCTTCGGCCTGCGAACCCAGCCGGGTTCTCAGGTGGCGGCGCCGCTGATCGAGGGCTGCCTTGCCTGGCTGGAATGCCGGCGCATCCCCGATCCCGCGCAGGAGCAGCGTTATGACCTGTTCCTGGCCGAGGTGGTGGCCGCCTGGGCCGAGAACTGGGCATTCACGGACGGCCACTGGGTCGAGCCGAGCGATGCGAGCCGGCGCTGCCTGCACCACCTCGGCGGCGGCCGTTATTTCAGCAGCTCGGGCCTGATCGACACCCAAGCCGACACCCAAGCCGACTCCTGA
- the rraA gene encoding ribonuclease E activity regulator RraA produces MEFSTCDFCDRFKSDESGRLRVLPGVYRSYGALGRFAGPVRTVKCFEDNSRVKEAVESPGQGQVLVVDGAGSLRRALLGGNLAAAAAANGWAGLLIHGCVRDLAELAATPLGILALGHVPMPTDRKAQGQSDLVLHLHGLPVRPGEWLYADSDGVVISEQALHAA; encoded by the coding sequence ATGGAATTCTCGACCTGCGATTTTTGCGACCGCTTCAAGTCCGACGAGTCTGGCCGCCTGCGTGTGCTGCCGGGCGTGTACCGCAGCTATGGGGCCCTGGGCCGCTTTGCCGGGCCTGTTCGCACGGTGAAGTGTTTCGAGGACAACAGCCGGGTCAAGGAAGCGGTGGAAAGCCCGGGCCAGGGCCAGGTGCTGGTGGTGGACGGCGCGGGCTCGCTGCGCCGCGCTTTGTTGGGTGGCAATCTGGCAGCGGCCGCCGCCGCCAATGGCTGGGCCGGCCTGCTGATTCATGGCTGCGTGCGCGATCTGGCCGAGCTGGCGGCCACGCCGCTGGGCATTCTGGCGCTCGGCCATGTGCCCATGCCCACCGACCGCAAAGCTCAGGGTCAGAGCGATCTGGTCCTGCATCTGCATGGCCTGCCGGTGCGGCCCGGTGAGTGGTTGTATGCCGATTCCGACGGGGTGGTGATCAGCGAGCAGGCCCTGCACGCCGCTTGA
- a CDS encoding RNA-binding S4 domain-containing protein, producing MQHIDFELRGEFIELDKLLKANGLVESGGRARAVISEGHVQVDGREELRKTAKIRAGQVVQYQDARIKVLPPA from the coding sequence ATGCAACACATCGATTTCGAATTGCGCGGCGAGTTCATCGAGCTGGACAAGCTGCTGAAGGCCAACGGTCTGGTGGAGAGCGGCGGGCGTGCCCGGGCCGTCATCAGCGAGGGCCATGTGCAGGTGGACGGGCGCGAGGAATTGCGCAAGACCGCCAAGATCCGCGCCGGCCAGGTGGTGCAGTACCAGGATGCGCGCATCAAGGTCTTGCCGCCGGCCTGA
- a CDS encoding thiamine pyrophosphate-binding protein: protein MTRKSHTSRLAGHALVEALIAQGVTCVFGVPGESYLAVLDGFHEHREHGIRFIACRQEGGAAFMAEAQGKLSGRPGICFVTRGPGATNASIGLHTAFQDSTPMILFIGQVASDQRDREAFQELDYRQMFGPGTLGFAKWVGEVQDADRLPEYVARAFHTALQGRPGPVVLVLPEDMLTQMTAAPVLPRVQAAQSYPSPAALAELRDRLLAAQRPLVIAGGGGWTAESCAALQAFAEGWQLPVGCAFRFQDLFDNAHPLYAGDVGIAINPKLAQRIREADLVIALGPRLGEMTTGGYTLLQAPRPAQTLVHLHAGAEELGRVYAADQMINASMSCAAQALASLQAPESVAWGAWARQANADYQGNLLPQAVSPLDMAEVVKTLGRRLPEGTVFTNGAGNYSGWLHRFHRYTGLQRYGRSQLAPTSGAMGYGLPAAVAAALLQQSPRPQADAGHRLPPEGEPRAWDGPAPEDRWVVNIAGDGDFLMNGQELATATGYGARRLICVVVDNGTYGTIRMHQEREYPGRVSGSDLYNPDFAALALAYGWRSARVERTEDFEPALQAAMAAPEQPTLIHLRLSSDVSTSRSSLSAIRIAAEQRLAASKS from the coding sequence ATGACAAGAAAATCTCATACCTCACGTCTTGCTGGCCACGCACTCGTCGAAGCGTTGATTGCGCAGGGCGTAACCTGTGTCTTCGGTGTGCCAGGCGAGTCCTACCTGGCCGTGCTCGACGGCTTCCATGAGCACCGCGAGCACGGCATCCGCTTCATCGCCTGCCGCCAGGAGGGCGGCGCCGCTTTCATGGCCGAGGCGCAGGGCAAGCTGAGCGGCCGCCCCGGCATCTGCTTTGTCACCCGCGGCCCCGGTGCGACGAACGCCAGCATCGGCCTGCACACCGCCTTCCAGGACAGCACGCCGATGATTCTCTTCATCGGCCAGGTCGCCAGCGACCAGCGCGACCGCGAGGCCTTCCAGGAGCTGGACTACCGCCAGATGTTCGGCCCCGGCACCCTCGGTTTTGCCAAGTGGGTGGGCGAGGTGCAAGACGCCGACCGCCTGCCCGAGTATGTGGCCCGCGCCTTCCACACCGCCTTGCAGGGCCGCCCCGGCCCGGTGGTGCTGGTGCTGCCCGAGGACATGCTGACCCAGATGACGGCCGCGCCGGTGCTGCCGCGCGTGCAGGCGGCGCAGAGCTACCCCAGCCCCGCCGCCCTGGCCGAGCTGCGCGATCGCCTGCTGGCCGCGCAACGCCCGCTGGTGATTGCCGGCGGCGGCGGCTGGACGGCCGAGAGCTGCGCCGCACTGCAGGCGTTCGCGGAGGGCTGGCAGCTGCCGGTCGGCTGCGCCTTCCGCTTCCAGGATTTGTTTGACAACGCGCATCCGCTCTATGCCGGCGATGTCGGCATCGCCATCAACCCCAAGCTGGCTCAGCGCATCCGTGAGGCCGATCTGGTCATCGCCCTGGGCCCGCGCCTGGGCGAGATGACCACCGGCGGCTACACCTTGCTGCAGGCGCCGCGCCCGGCCCAGACCTTGGTGCACCTCCATGCCGGCGCCGAAGAGCTGGGCCGCGTCTATGCGGCGGATCAGATGATCAACGCCAGCATGAGCTGCGCCGCCCAGGCCCTGGCCTCGCTGCAGGCGCCCGAGTCGGTGGCCTGGGGTGCCTGGGCCCGGCAGGCGAACGCCGATTACCAAGGCAATCTGCTGCCGCAGGCCGTCAGCCCGCTGGACATGGCCGAGGTCGTCAAGACCCTGGGCCGGCGCCTGCCCGAGGGCACGGTCTTCACCAATGGCGCGGGCAATTACAGCGGCTGGCTGCACCGCTTCCACCGCTACACCGGTTTGCAGCGTTATGGCCGCAGCCAGCTGGCGCCGACCAGCGGCGCCATGGGTTATGGCTTGCCGGCAGCGGTGGCAGCGGCTTTGCTTCAACAGTCGCCACGCCCCCAAGCCGATGCAGGGCATCGGCTGCCCCCCGAGGGGGAGCCTCGGGCTTGGGACGGCCCGGCGCCCGAGGACCGCTGGGTCGTCAACATCGCCGGTGATGGCGACTTTCTGATGAACGGCCAGGAGCTGGCCACGGCCACGGGCTATGGCGCCCGCCGGCTGATCTGCGTGGTGGTCGACAACGGCACTTACGGCACCATCCGCATGCACCAGGAGCGCGAGTACCCGGGCCGGGTCTCGGGCAGCGATCTTTACAACCCCGATTTCGCCGCCCTGGCCCTGGCCTATGGCTGGCGTTCGGCGCGGGTGGAGCGCACCGAGGACTTCGAGCCCGCCCTGCAGGCCGCGATGGCGGCGCCCGAGCAGCCGACCCTGATCCATCTGCGCCTGTCCAGCGATGTCTCCACCAGCCGCAGCAGCTTGAGTGCCATTCGCATCGCCGCCGAGCAGCGCCTGGCCGCCTCGAAATCTTGA
- a CDS encoding HNH endonuclease, whose translation MATLGNSYPGIGRCIYCGRNDGPLTREHIIPYALGGNLVIQQASCEACSTVTSAVERQCARGFFSDLRAHLNLSSRKKKERPTELPYIAVTPKGEQRFLVPIVNHPYRFKTLMLEEATLLQGRAPSQETHARVVTINFQQDYKRRLAIQQHSQHVEEVVFDYLALAGMVAKIGHAAAVAIAGADAFEPALIGVILGTEAYAHYVGSAEETLGKQSPPEQLHRLRVFTISIGGVWYVVCDVQLFSFLGAPAYRVVAGRQLKSLPHLASYVPPEGAASFDASHQ comes from the coding sequence ATGGCGACCTTGGGCAACTCCTATCCTGGTATTGGTCGTTGCATCTATTGCGGACGAAACGATGGCCCGCTGACCAGAGAACACATCATTCCGTACGCTCTCGGTGGAAACTTGGTGATCCAGCAGGCAAGTTGCGAAGCCTGCAGTACGGTTACTTCGGCCGTGGAGCGCCAATGCGCGAGGGGCTTTTTTTCAGACCTGCGTGCTCACCTGAATCTGTCGAGTCGGAAAAAGAAGGAGCGACCTACCGAGCTGCCATACATCGCGGTGACGCCGAAGGGCGAGCAGAGGTTCCTAGTGCCGATCGTCAATCACCCTTATCGATTCAAGACGCTGATGCTCGAGGAAGCGACCCTTCTGCAAGGCAGGGCACCGAGTCAAGAGACTCATGCTCGCGTGGTGACGATCAACTTCCAGCAAGACTACAAGCGCCGTCTGGCCATTCAACAACATTCGCAGCACGTTGAAGAGGTGGTGTTTGATTACCTGGCCTTGGCCGGGATGGTCGCCAAGATTGGCCACGCTGCAGCGGTTGCCATCGCAGGTGCCGATGCGTTCGAGCCGGCGTTGATAGGGGTCATCCTTGGAACGGAGGCCTATGCGCACTACGTGGGAAGCGCGGAGGAGACCTTAGGCAAACAGTCGCCGCCGGAGCAACTTCACCGTCTGCGAGTCTTTACGATTTCGATTGGTGGGGTTTGGTATGTGGTTTGCGATGTGCAGCTGTTCTCTTTCTTAGGCGCACCTGCCTATCGTGTCGTTGCCGGGCGGCAATTGAAGTCGTTGCCGCACTTGGCGTCGTACGTTCCTCCAGAGGGCGCTGCGTCGTTCGACGCCAGCCATCAGTAG
- a CDS encoding MFS transporter yields the protein MNSSSAVLTPSSSAAGLAPEQAAAEQKRRDIATISLIGLAHGTSHFFHMLLPPLFPVFIRDFGLSYSQLGLLVTTFFVISGIGQALAGFVVDRRGARPILFAALACFVAASAAAGLAQGFGGLLLAAALAGLGNSPFHPVDFTILNKRVSPARLGHAFSVHGISGNIGWGLAPLFALALSSWSGNWRYAYLGTALLGLAVIAVLAWKREAIDDAHGSWAHEKAGAAAPAPEHPLAFLRLPSVWLCFSFFLFTTASLSAIQSFASPALSALYGLPLAATAFVVTGYMFCGAVGMVIGGFWVAKGSSLERNIAIALSIAAALLILAASGWVVPALAGFIVALAGFGTGLAGPSRDMLIKRAAPPGATGRVYGTVYSGLDIGFAAAAPVFGALLDGGHPGAVFVGAALALLSALSAASLVRRGRGS from the coding sequence ATGAATTCCTCTTCTGCAGTCCTGACCCCTTCAAGTTCAGCCGCCGGCCTGGCCCCCGAGCAGGCCGCGGCCGAGCAAAAGCGCCGTGACATTGCCACCATCAGCCTGATCGGCTTGGCCCATGGCACCTCGCATTTCTTCCACATGCTGTTGCCGCCGCTGTTCCCGGTCTTCATCCGCGACTTCGGCCTGAGCTACTCGCAGCTGGGCCTCTTGGTCACCACCTTTTTTGTGATCTCGGGCATCGGCCAGGCCCTGGCCGGCTTTGTGGTGGACCGTCGCGGCGCCCGCCCCATCCTGTTCGCCGCGCTGGCCTGCTTTGTGGCGGCCTCGGCCGCGGCCGGCCTGGCCCAGGGTTTTGGCGGGCTGCTGCTGGCGGCGGCGCTGGCGGGGCTGGGCAATTCGCCTTTTCATCCGGTGGACTTCACCATCCTCAACAAGCGGGTCTCGCCGGCGCGCCTGGGCCATGCGTTTTCGGTGCACGGCATCTCGGGCAATATCGGTTGGGGCCTGGCGCCGCTGTTCGCGCTGGCCCTGAGCAGCTGGAGCGGCAACTGGCGCTACGCCTATCTGGGCACGGCCCTGCTGGGCCTGGCGGTGATCGCCGTGCTGGCCTGGAAGCGCGAGGCCATTGACGACGCCCACGGCAGCTGGGCGCATGAAAAAGCCGGCGCAGCCGCCCCGGCGCCCGAGCATCCGCTGGCCTTTTTGCGCCTGCCCTCGGTCTGGCTGTGCTTCTCCTTCTTCCTCTTCACCACCGCCTCCTTGAGCGCCATCCAGAGCTTTGCCAGCCCAGCCTTGTCCGCGCTCTACGGCCTGCCGCTGGCGGCCACGGCCTTCGTGGTGACGGGCTATATGTTCTGCGGCGCCGTCGGCATGGTGATCGGCGGCTTCTGGGTGGCCAAGGGCAGCTCGCTGGAACGCAATATCGCCATCGCCCTGAGCATCGCTGCGGCCCTGCTGATCCTGGCTGCCAGCGGCTGGGTGGTGCCGGCCCTGGCCGGCTTCATCGTTGCGCTGGCCGGCTTCGGCACCGGCCTGGCCGGCCCCTCGCGCGACATGCTGATCAAGCGCGCCGCGCCGCCGGGCGCCACGGGCCGGGTCTACGGCACGGTGTACTCGGGCCTGGACATCGGTTTTGCCGCGGCCGCGCCGGTCTTCGGTGCCCTGCTCGACGGCGGCCACCCGGGCGCGGTGTTTGTGGGCGCCGCCCTGGCCTTGTTGTCGGCCCTGTCGGCGGCCAGCCTGGTGCGGCGCGGGCGCGGGTCTTGA
- a CDS encoding AraC family transcriptional regulator, producing MRPSTPALRAAGRTSLPPLDPQRYAPSAARPVRAKARQMESWMDIHAHHHDWGQLVFSISGVVRVNTPDATFLLPPGRAVWIPPLREHAVTAVERADLRTLYLHAAPPSSRPEAWAQARVLEVTPLLRELVLQLARGGESPPELAAQEAQREHWIASLVLDELGRAKPLRLGVDLPQDPRLRRLCEAILQAPQRHTALADWAAEVGASERTVSRLFREQLGSSYARWRQQVLLAQALSLAARKRPMSLIAAELGYASASAFSAMVTRTVGMPPSKFFAEA from the coding sequence ATGAGACCATCCACCCCTGCTTTGCGAGCCGCAGGCCGCACCAGCCTGCCGCCGCTGGACCCGCAACGCTACGCCCCCAGCGCCGCGCGCCCGGTGCGGGCCAAGGCGCGGCAGATGGAAAGCTGGATGGACATCCACGCCCACCACCACGACTGGGGCCAGCTGGTGTTTTCCATCAGCGGCGTGGTGCGGGTGAACACGCCGGACGCCACCTTTTTGCTGCCGCCTGGGCGGGCGGTCTGGATCCCACCGCTGCGCGAGCATGCGGTCACCGCCGTCGAGCGCGCCGATCTGCGCACGCTCTACCTGCATGCCGCCCCACCCTCCAGCCGGCCCGAGGCCTGGGCCCAGGCCCGGGTGCTGGAGGTGACGCCGCTCTTGCGGGAGCTGGTGCTGCAGCTGGCGCGCGGCGGCGAGAGCCCGCCCGAGCTGGCGGCACAGGAGGCCCAACGCGAGCACTGGATCGCCAGCCTGGTGCTGGACGAGCTGGGCCGGGCCAAGCCTTTGCGCCTGGGCGTGGACCTGCCGCAAGACCCGCGCCTGCGCCGCCTCTGCGAAGCCATTCTGCAAGCGCCGCAACGCCACACCGCCCTGGCCGACTGGGCGGCCGAGGTGGGCGCCAGCGAGCGCACCGTCTCACGCCTGTTCCGCGAACAGCTGGGCAGCAGCTATGCCCGGTGGCGCCAGCAGGTGCTGCTGGCGCAAGCCCTGAGCCTGGCCGCCCGCAAGCGGCCCATGAGCCTGATCGCCGCCGAGCTGGGCTATGCCAGCGCCAGCGCCTTCAGCGCCATGGTCACCCGCACCGTGGGCATGCCGCCGAGCAAGTTCTTTGCCGAGGCCTGA
- the nadA gene encoding quinolinate synthase NadA — MTQVLFDYTRQDAQGDSCTAHAWAKVPAPLNPSQRQALKARAAELLRQHNAVLVAHYYVDGDLQDLALETGGIVSDSLEMARFGRDHAAQTLVVAGVRFMGESAKILSPEKRVLMPDLDATCSLDLGCPADEFAAFCNAHPDRQVVVYANTSAAVKARADWMVTSSCALEIVADLHAKGQKILWAPDRHLGRYIQEQTGADMLMWNGACIVHDEFKGLELDLLLEQHPGAMVLVHPESPKSVVDKADVVGSTSALIKAVVEGTAQEYIVATDNGILHRMRQLAPGKTLIEAPTAGNSATCKSCAHCPWMAMNGLQNLVDCLEQGLGEIHIEEAIRVEALGCIDRMLDFTAALKVRQAQAQAPVPAAGSLVPGIGAA; from the coding sequence ATGACACAGGTACTTTTCGACTACACCCGCCAGGACGCCCAGGGCGACAGCTGCACCGCCCACGCCTGGGCCAAAGTGCCCGCGCCCCTGAACCCCAGCCAAAGACAGGCACTCAAGGCCCGCGCCGCCGAGCTGCTGCGCCAGCACAACGCCGTGCTGGTGGCTCATTACTACGTCGATGGGGACCTGCAAGACCTGGCCCTGGAAACCGGCGGCATCGTCTCCGATTCGCTGGAGATGGCCCGTTTCGGCCGCGACCATGCGGCCCAAACCCTGGTGGTGGCCGGTGTTCGCTTCATGGGCGAAAGCGCCAAGATCCTGAGCCCAGAGAAGCGCGTGCTCATGCCCGATCTGGACGCCACCTGCTCGCTCGATCTGGGCTGCCCGGCCGATGAGTTCGCGGCCTTTTGCAACGCCCACCCGGACCGCCAGGTCGTGGTCTATGCCAACACCAGCGCCGCCGTGAAGGCCCGCGCCGACTGGATGGTGACCAGCTCCTGCGCGCTCGAGATCGTGGCCGATCTGCATGCCAAGGGCCAGAAAATCCTCTGGGCCCCGGATCGCCACCTGGGCCGCTACATCCAGGAGCAGACCGGCGCCGACATGCTGATGTGGAACGGCGCCTGCATCGTCCACGACGAGTTCAAGGGCCTGGAGCTGGACCTGCTGCTCGAGCAGCACCCGGGCGCCATGGTGCTGGTTCACCCCGAGTCGCCCAAGAGTGTGGTCGACAAGGCCGATGTGGTGGGCTCGACTTCGGCCCTGATCAAGGCCGTGGTCGAAGGCACGGCGCAGGAGTACATCGTCGCCACCGACAACGGCATCCTGCACCGCATGCGCCAGCTGGCGCCGGGCAAGACCCTGATCGAAGCCCCCACCGCCGGCAACAGCGCCACCTGCAAGAGCTGCGCGCACTGCCCCTGGATGGCCATGAACGGCTTGCAGAACCTGGTCGACTGCCTGGAGCAGGGCCTGGGCGAGATTCACATCGAAGAAGCGATCCGGGTCGAGGCCCTGGGTTGCATCGACCGCATGCTGGACTTCACCGCCGCGCTCAAGGTGCGCCAGGCGCAGGCCCAGGCGCCGGTTCCCGCTGCTGGCAGCCTGGTGCCCGGCATCGGCGCGGCCTGA
- a CDS encoding TonB-dependent receptor domain-containing protein, with amino-acid sequence MKSLLPTPSLSLLLPLLLAIPESFAASTPAELELPPVTVYGVRSISPGKTSISSAEIERQQALTVQQLLDNLPGVDLNGSFRPGGQSLNIWGFGDVEDIRVQLDGANKGFEKYRQGSIFIEPELIKRITVDKGAHSVRFGNGGFGGTVQIESKDAADLLQPGQRLGGLAKLAWHSNDGQRLGSASVFARAEDEAALPWQFLLAVTARDSGNQRRADGSEYEFSNTHARSVLAKLSLPIGEAKLTLSAIEGRSQAWSPFAAKRDEMPAPTAAEIAKYGEREAWLRKVLWRDQRDSSQTLQWQYAPAAQPLLDLQLRLTRSSSVQDDQRPDSISSDFAASLGKQSHASYRDQQFELSNTARFATGALGHELAAGLQVQRHQRDTLMLLHTRTQDASYNYGWLQPYYMPSGQQRSLAGWLEDEMRWGRFSLKPGLRYEQVRTEGQPNLAPRYNDPKAGHDYSAAWHSGWSQHLAASWRASAAASWFADAGRSWRAPVIDEMFEVQSAAASAPATSRGLRKERVTALRGGLKFQQADWLSDGDALAATFTAFRNLVHDNIHKRFGVMVEPGSVRPAQLPFYRNLPGYRSEGLEVEAHYEQRRYFMTASLAWMDGEHRGSIRDPWSAKNQPLIDIGAPKAVLVLGAKWPAHGLALGWQGKFVGAQTQVPDDEIVPYALPAAKGYAVHGLFAQWQGRGRWAGSRMQLSVDNLFNRSYQPYLAEAVYAPGRNLKLSFSQQI; translated from the coding sequence GTGAAGTCCTTGCTCCCCACCCCCTCGCTGTCTCTTCTCCTCCCCTTGCTGCTGGCCATCCCCGAATCCTTCGCTGCCAGCACCCCTGCCGAACTGGAGCTGCCGCCGGTCACCGTCTACGGCGTGCGCAGCATCAGCCCTGGCAAGACCAGCATCAGCAGCGCCGAGATCGAGCGCCAGCAGGCGCTGACGGTGCAGCAGCTGCTGGACAATCTGCCCGGCGTCGACCTGAACGGCAGCTTCCGCCCCGGTGGCCAGAGCCTCAATATCTGGGGCTTCGGCGATGTCGAGGACATCCGGGTGCAGCTGGACGGCGCCAACAAAGGCTTCGAGAAATACCGCCAGGGCTCCATCTTCATCGAGCCCGAGCTGATCAAGCGCATCACCGTCGATAAGGGCGCGCATTCGGTGCGCTTCGGCAACGGCGGCTTCGGCGGCACCGTGCAGATCGAGAGCAAGGATGCGGCCGACCTGCTGCAACCCGGCCAGCGCCTGGGCGGTCTGGCCAAGCTCGCCTGGCACAGCAATGACGGCCAGCGCCTGGGCTCGGCCAGCGTGTTCGCGCGGGCCGAGGACGAGGCGGCCCTGCCCTGGCAGTTTCTGCTCGCCGTCACCGCCCGCGACTCGGGCAACCAGCGGCGCGCTGACGGCAGCGAGTACGAGTTCTCCAACACCCATGCGCGCTCGGTCCTGGCCAAGCTGAGCCTGCCGATCGGCGAAGCCAAGCTGACCCTGTCCGCCATCGAGGGACGCAGCCAAGCCTGGTCACCCTTTGCAGCCAAGCGCGACGAGATGCCGGCGCCGACAGCGGCCGAGATCGCCAAATACGGCGAGCGCGAGGCCTGGCTGCGCAAGGTCCTGTGGCGCGATCAGCGCGACAGCAGCCAGACGCTGCAGTGGCAGTACGCCCCGGCGGCACAGCCGCTGCTGGACCTGCAGCTGCGCCTGACGCGCTCGTCCAGCGTGCAGGACGACCAACGGCCCGACAGCATCAGCAGCGATTTCGCCGCCAGCCTGGGCAAGCAAAGCCATGCCAGCTACCGCGACCAGCAGTTCGAGCTGAGCAACACCGCCCGCTTTGCCACCGGCGCGCTGGGGCATGAGCTGGCCGCCGGCCTGCAAGTGCAGCGCCACCAGCGCGACACCCTGATGCTGCTGCACACCCGCACGCAGGACGCCAGCTACAACTACGGCTGGCTGCAGCCCTACTACATGCCCAGCGGCCAGCAACGCAGCCTCGCCGGCTGGCTGGAGGATGAGATGCGCTGGGGCCGTTTCAGCCTGAAGCCCGGCCTGCGCTACGAGCAGGTGCGCACCGAAGGCCAGCCCAATCTGGCACCGCGCTACAACGATCCCAAGGCCGGCCATGACTACAGCGCCGCCTGGCACAGCGGCTGGTCCCAGCACCTGGCTGCCAGCTGGCGGGCCAGCGCTGCGGCGAGCTGGTTCGCCGATGCCGGCCGCAGCTGGCGGGCACCGGTGATCGACGAGATGTTCGAGGTCCAGTCGGCCGCGGCCAGCGCGCCGGCGACCAGCCGCGGCCTGCGCAAGGAGCGGGTCACCGCCCTGCGCGGCGGGCTGAAGTTCCAGCAGGCCGACTGGCTCAGCGATGGCGATGCTCTGGCCGCGACCTTCACCGCCTTCCGCAATCTGGTGCACGACAACATCCACAAACGCTTCGGCGTCATGGTGGAGCCCGGCAGCGTGCGGCCCGCGCAGCTGCCCTTCTACCGCAACCTGCCCGGCTACCGCAGCGAGGGCCTGGAAGTGGAGGCGCATTACGAGCAACGCCGCTACTTCATGACAGCCTCGCTGGCCTGGATGGACGGCGAGCACCGGGGCTCGATCCGCGACCCCTGGTCGGCCAAGAACCAGCCGTTGATCGACATCGGCGCGCCCAAGGCGGTGCTGGTGCTGGGCGCCAAATGGCCAGCGCACGGCCTGGCGCTGGGCTGGCAGGGCAAGTTCGTCGGCGCGCAGACCCAAGTGCCGGATGACGAAATCGTGCCCTACGCCCTGCCTGCGGCCAAGGGCTATGCCGTGCACGGCCTGTTCGCCCAATGGCAGGGCCGGGGCCGCTGGGCCGGCAGCCGGATGCAGCTGAGTGTCGACAACCTGTTCAACCGCAGCTACCAGCCCTATCTGGCGGAGGCGGTCTATGCGCCGGGCCGCAATCTGAAGCTGAGCTTCAGCCAGCAGATCTGA
- a CDS encoding late competence development ComFB family protein, whose protein sequence is MSQDFSSLYNHHEREVTAAVMALAHKYPSIEADSDLLCDVACVALNRLPPRYIRHAVDFLFYLTENERREIDAAIEEAVDYAFNFVQARTALRQQA, encoded by the coding sequence ATGAGTCAAGATTTCAGCTCGCTTTACAACCACCACGAACGCGAGGTGACGGCCGCCGTGATGGCGCTGGCACACAAATACCCCAGCATCGAGGCCGACAGCGACCTGCTCTGCGACGTGGCCTGCGTGGCCCTGAACCGCCTGCCGCCTCGCTACATCCGCCACGCGGTGGATTTCCTCTTCTACCTGACCGAAAACGAGCGCCGCGAGATCGACGCCGCGATCGAAGAGGCGGTCGACTACGCCTTCAACTTCGTGCAAGCCCGCACCGCCCTGCGCCAGCAGGCCTGA
- the modA gene encoding molybdate ABC transporter substrate-binding protein translates to MQRLRGWALAGLGLMSGAALAADVTVSAAASLSNAFKELGPAFEAQNPGTKLLFNFAASDALLAQISKGAPVDVLATADQETMDRAEAQKLLLPGSRFNFVSNELVLVTPAEGGAALSSLADLARPAVKRVALGKPEGVPAGRYAKAALESAKLWAVVEPKAIYAIHVRQALDYVARGEVDAGFVYASDALAQKDKVRVLFTVPTETAIRYPVAAIAGSSKASEARKFIDHLLSPAGQAVLARHGFRKP, encoded by the coding sequence ATGCAGCGCCTTCGCGGATGGGCACTGGCCGGCTTGGGTCTGATGAGTGGCGCGGCCCTGGCCGCCGATGTGACGGTGTCGGCGGCTGCCAGCCTCAGCAATGCCTTCAAGGAGCTGGGGCCGGCTTTCGAGGCGCAGAACCCGGGTACCAAGCTGCTATTCAACTTTGCCGCTTCGGATGCCTTGCTGGCCCAGATCAGCAAGGGCGCGCCGGTCGATGTGCTGGCCACGGCCGATCAGGAGACCATGGACCGGGCAGAGGCGCAGAAGCTCTTGCTCCCGGGAAGCCGCTTCAATTTCGTCAGCAATGAGCTGGTGCTGGTGACGCCCGCAGAGGGCGGGGCAGCGTTGAGCAGCCTGGCCGATCTGGCCCGGCCCGCCGTCAAGCGCGTGGCGCTGGGCAAGCCTGAGGGCGTGCCGGCAGGGCGTTATGCCAAGGCGGCCTTGGAGTCGGCCAAGCTCTGGGCCGTGGTGGAGCCCAAAGCCATTTACGCCATCCATGTTCGGCAGGCGCTGGACTATGTGGCGCGCGGCGAGGTGGATGCCGGATTTGTCTACGCCAGCGATGCCTTAGCGCAGAAGGACAAGGTCCGGGTGCTGTTCACGGTGCCGACCGAAACGGCCATCCGCTATCCGGTTGCGGCCATTGCCGGCAGCAGCAAGGCCAGCGAGGCGCGCAAATTCATCGACCACCTGCTCTCTCCGGCCGGCCAGGCGGTGCTGGCGCGGCACGGCTTTCGCAAGCCCTGA